One window of Uloborus diversus isolate 005 chromosome 3, Udiv.v.3.1, whole genome shotgun sequence genomic DNA carries:
- the LOC129218185 gene encoding uncharacterized protein LOC129218185 — MVESMDNSFLADENTSLVTDMSLEEDCQEGGALPNQRPKRRRVEGGKKTRFLGELLQKFNNIQQNYNDNSKEMLNIMKQSVENDASIIEVLKEQTNVLRDLLNK; from the exons ATGGTGGAAAGCATGGATAACAGCTTTCTGGCCGATGAAAATA catctTTAGTGACAGACATGTCTCTTGAAGAGGACTGCCAGGAAGGTGGAGCATTACCAAATCAA agacCAAAGAGAAGAAGAGTTGAAGGAGGGAAAAAGACCCGATTTTTGGGcgaattgttacaaaaattcaatAACATACAGCAGAATTATAACGATAATTCGAAAGAAATGCTGAATATAATGAAGCAATCTGTAGAAAATGACGCCAGtattattgaagttttaaaagaacaaacaaatgtgctgagggatttgttaaataaatga